A genomic stretch from Erysipelothrix sp. HDW6C includes:
- a CDS encoding MBL fold metallo-hydrolase, with translation MKITKLSYRHTIFTEAFAGWDLNLHLIRGNKNNYLIDTGVGSKSVMPILEFLENDAKPLIVINTHYHWDHVFGNANFKNNTIVSHTLCRELIAAEWDTMVGQARHHTTETSVKVLPNLTFDNELQFPEDGIFLFYTPGHTIDGISVYDAVERVMNFGDNLGDNMATIVPDLETREDVYIQTLQEYKKYAIKTAISGHNIIQGPEILDAIIEKISK, from the coding sequence ATGAAAATTACAAAGCTATCATACCGTCATACTATTTTTACGGAAGCATTTGCAGGTTGGGATTTAAATTTACATTTAATTCGCGGAAACAAAAACAATTACCTAATTGATACGGGTGTTGGATCAAAGAGTGTTATGCCCATTCTTGAATTTCTGGAGAATGATGCAAAACCATTGATTGTCATAAATACGCATTACCATTGGGATCACGTCTTTGGGAATGCCAATTTTAAGAACAATACGATTGTAAGTCATACGTTATGCCGTGAACTTATTGCAGCAGAATGGGATACAATGGTTGGGCAAGCACGCCATCATACAACTGAGACGAGTGTCAAAGTATTGCCTAATCTTACGTTTGATAATGAGCTGCAATTTCCAGAAGATGGTATATTTCTCTTTTACACACCAGGCCACACAATTGATGGCATAAGTGTTTACGATGCTGTGGAGAGAGTCATGAACTTTGGTGACAACCTAGGTGATAATATGGCAACAATTGTCCCTGACTTAGAGACACGTGAAGACGTATACATTCAAACACTTCAAGAGTATAAAAAGTATGCAATTAAAACTGCAATTTCAGGTCATAATATTATTCAAGGACCAGAAATACTCGATGCGATTATTGAAAAAATTTCAAAATAA
- a CDS encoding CPBP family intramembrane glutamic endopeptidase: protein MENTRSNKAIQLFIGTIVVGTIYQIFGTLRLSGSLLVILETFWNLIIGGFVAYVLFKETFIDQFKHFSFKTLLLGIPAVFAVGTGFGLVYKTIFGAATVNSIAASISPLMVFGQVPFMLMGEEILSTNIVIAMEKKGFSFMIASLVSSVLFALWHVTAYGFNIPQLLITIVPTRLALNYIWKHSKSIWVSWICHFTFDLIGFIPFLIK, encoded by the coding sequence ATGGAAAATACACGCAGTAATAAAGCAATTCAATTATTTATAGGAACAATCGTTGTCGGAACAATTTATCAAATCTTTGGGACACTTCGATTGTCTGGATCGTTGTTGGTTATTCTAGAGACATTTTGGAATCTAATTATCGGTGGGTTTGTAGCATATGTCTTATTTAAGGAGACATTCATCGACCAGTTTAAACATTTCAGTTTTAAGACATTACTCTTAGGGATACCTGCTGTATTCGCCGTAGGAACTGGATTTGGTTTGGTATATAAAACGATATTTGGCGCTGCAACTGTAAATAGTATTGCTGCGTCGATTTCACCATTAATGGTATTTGGTCAAGTTCCTTTTATGTTGATGGGCGAAGAGATTTTGAGCACAAACATTGTTATCGCAATGGAAAAGAAGGGTTTCTCGTTTATGATTGCAAGTCTTGTCAGCTCAGTGTTATTTGCATTGTGGCATGTTACGGCTTACGGTTTCAATATTCCTCAACTCCTTATTACAATCGTACCAACACGTCTTGCATTAAACTACATTTGGAAACACTCAAAGAGTATTTGGGTCAGTTGGATCTGTCATTTCACATTTGACTTAATTGGTTTTATCCCATTCTTAATCAAATAA
- a CDS encoding FMN-binding protein, whose translation MKRIALALLVLLMVSGCSTAKPKEESDAKVEVTWDATPAEGMVVGDYYKEEERFRQGHLGILEVVVKDDKLEYIHYNEYTRPNYYNRYFQNVSKRMSEYNLSMKEGKGAAWIEGVLSAEASMIKKQSLVDGVDTVAGASNSIEQAMVPMAEKINARLTSSADFTGPKFYQLTKLFDDGLVGVLKVVVQDKKIIDLSYDEIFPTDATLIKNEDLKKYAGLSKYDSVEYDEPSRIGFNIQMDELHAKVIADQDMFDLTGLPAIESTGDYKSAGYTERNSAWDNYLALAKEVHAQMVTDNVID comes from the coding sequence ATGAAAAGAATAGCATTAGCATTATTGGTTTTACTCATGGTGAGCGGTTGTTCAACTGCAAAACCAAAAGAAGAAAGTGACGCAAAAGTCGAAGTCACTTGGGACGCAACGCCTGCAGAAGGCATGGTTGTTGGGGATTACTACAAAGAAGAAGAACGATTCCGTCAAGGACACCTTGGCATTCTTGAAGTTGTTGTTAAAGATGATAAGTTAGAATACATTCATTACAATGAATACACACGCCCTAACTACTACAATCGCTACTTCCAAAACGTAAGTAAGCGCATGAGTGAGTATAATCTTTCAATGAAAGAAGGAAAAGGTGCAGCATGGATCGAAGGAGTTCTTTCAGCCGAAGCATCAATGATCAAAAAACAATCATTGGTTGATGGTGTTGATACTGTTGCCGGTGCTTCAAACAGTATTGAGCAAGCCATGGTTCCAATGGCTGAGAAAATCAATGCACGTTTGACATCATCTGCAGACTTTACAGGTCCAAAATTTTATCAACTTACAAAATTATTTGATGATGGCTTGGTAGGAGTTTTGAAAGTTGTTGTTCAAGACAAAAAAATTATTGACTTAAGTTATGATGAAATATTCCCAACGGATGCAACCTTGATAAAAAATGAAGACTTAAAGAAATATGCAGGATTATCAAAATATGATAGCGTTGAATACGATGAACCATCACGCATTGGATTTAACATTCAAATGGACGAACTCCACGCAAAAGTCATTGCAGATCAAGATATGTTTGATCTGACAGGATTACCAGCAATCGAAAGTACCGGAGACTATAAGTCAGCAGGTTACACAGAACGTAACAGCGCTTGGGATAACTATCTCGCACTTGCTAAAGAAGTACATGCCCAAATGGTAACCGACAACGTTATCGACTAA
- the glmS gene encoding glutamine--fructose-6-phosphate transaminase (isomerizing) — translation MCGIVGFVGGKNAVDVLIAGLHRLEYRGYDSVGIATMAPDSIEIVKTVGKVKMIEPITKRIQESNPTMGIGHTRWATHGEASEVNSHPHHSNNLVIVHNGIIENYAELRTWLTSEGYTFQSDTDTEVAAHLLDYLYATTHDAVIAMKRSMDYMQGAYAIAMMVKDQKETLYAFRCGSPLVIGVQGTDYYLGSDITAFESYTQQFIELEEGQIAEMGSEGFQKYDQDLNIVPYTVKQKLEQTENVEMGDYPHFMLKEIHEQPEIIQRILDYYTIDGKINLPISTAFETIKRIHIIACGTALHAGYLGKYWIEQSTNFDVLVHVASEFRYQRNRLDSKDIFVFISQSGETADTLASLRFVKEQGLQTVAIVNNEHSSLAKESAITLFTKAGIEQSVASTKAYSAQAMVLLLLSKQLSKTDERAAIQQIPELIIKSIDQMKNIMALSEKLVSIQNAFYIGRGVDYYLALEGSLKLKEITYIHSEAIQAGELKHGSIALIDENVVTVALVTQPNLTEKSLSNIHEIIARGGKVIVIAPEDFDIPTMDSLDVLRIPTVDPNLTPFLAMIPLQLLAYHTSVLRGCDVDQPRNLAKSVTVE, via the coding sequence ATGTGTGGAATCGTAGGTTTTGTTGGCGGCAAGAATGCTGTCGACGTTTTAATTGCGGGGTTACACCGACTGGAATATCGTGGCTACGATTCAGTGGGTATTGCAACAATGGCACCCGATAGCATTGAGATTGTCAAAACAGTTGGCAAGGTAAAAATGATTGAGCCAATTACAAAAAGAATTCAAGAATCAAACCCAACGATGGGTATTGGCCATACCCGATGGGCAACACATGGTGAAGCGAGTGAGGTCAACTCCCATCCGCATCACAGTAACAATCTTGTTATTGTCCACAATGGTATTATTGAGAACTATGCTGAGCTTCGAACGTGGCTCACGTCTGAGGGATATACATTTCAATCAGATACGGATACAGAGGTTGCTGCGCATCTTCTTGATTATCTTTATGCTACAACCCATGATGCAGTTATAGCTATGAAACGAAGTATGGATTATATGCAGGGTGCTTATGCAATTGCAATGATGGTAAAGGATCAAAAAGAGACCCTTTACGCATTTCGTTGTGGAAGTCCGCTCGTCATTGGGGTTCAAGGCACTGATTATTATTTGGGATCAGATATAACCGCATTTGAATCGTATACGCAACAGTTTATTGAACTGGAAGAAGGGCAAATTGCTGAAATGGGCAGTGAAGGATTTCAAAAGTACGATCAAGATCTTAACATTGTACCCTATACTGTGAAACAAAAGCTCGAGCAGACTGAAAATGTTGAGATGGGTGATTATCCCCATTTCATGCTCAAAGAGATTCATGAACAGCCTGAGATTATTCAAAGAATTTTAGACTATTATACAATCGATGGGAAGATAAACTTACCAATCTCAACCGCGTTTGAAACAATAAAACGCATTCATATCATTGCCTGTGGAACCGCCCTTCATGCAGGATATTTAGGGAAGTATTGGATCGAGCAATCAACAAATTTTGATGTTCTTGTTCATGTTGCGAGTGAATTTCGTTATCAAAGGAATCGATTGGACTCGAAGGATATATTTGTATTTATCTCGCAATCAGGAGAAACAGCGGATACATTGGCATCGTTGCGATTCGTAAAAGAACAAGGGTTGCAGACAGTCGCAATTGTCAATAATGAGCATTCATCCCTTGCGAAGGAATCTGCTATCACCCTTTTTACAAAGGCTGGGATTGAACAATCTGTCGCCAGTACAAAGGCATACAGTGCTCAAGCAATGGTACTGTTGCTCTTGTCAAAGCAGCTGTCAAAAACTGATGAACGCGCTGCAATTCAGCAAATACCGGAGTTGATAATTAAATCAATCGATCAAATGAAAAATATTATGGCTTTGTCAGAGAAACTTGTTTCTATACAGAATGCATTTTACATTGGTCGAGGAGTAGACTACTATCTCGCGCTCGAAGGCTCATTAAAACTGAAAGAGATAACCTACATTCACAGTGAAGCGATTCAGGCTGGAGAACTCAAGCACGGCTCGATTGCATTAATTGATGAGAATGTTGTCACAGTTGCCTTAGTTACACAACCCAATCTCACAGAGAAAAGCCTCAGCAATATCCATGAAATTATCGCACGAGGTGGGAAGGTAATTGTCATTGCACCCGAAGACTTTGATATTCCTACAATGGATTCACTTGACGTGCTAAGAATTCCCACGGTCGATCCGAATCTTACACCTTTTCTTGCGATGATTCCATTGCAACTATTGGCATACCATACGAGCGTTTTGCGAGGATGTGACGTTGATCAACCTCGTAATCTTGCGAAATCGGTTACTGTTGAGTAG
- a CDS encoding Cof-type HAD-IIB family hydrolase, whose amino-acid sequence MNKIKIVVLDIDGTLVTSSHTISPLTKQTLITLQENGIRVMLASGRPTPAMRDLAHKIELHKNDGYMVSFNGACISHCETGDVKFSQAIPAPIATNLLEHLKSFDVMPIIVHENYTYVNNVYDGMINPMSHTDNNGELINILEIEARSGNYLLAEVEDLATFATFPLYKVLVAGDPAYLKRVFSEMTAPFKDTLNCVSSAPFFIEFTDRGIDKAGAVEQFLSPLGYSYENVIAFGDGHNDASMLKYAGIGVAMGNAVPEVKEIADTITLSNDEDGIAVKLHELFPEIFTEL is encoded by the coding sequence ATGAATAAAATCAAAATTGTGGTTTTGGATATTGATGGAACACTGGTAACCAGTAGCCATACTATTAGTCCCCTTACAAAACAAACATTAATTACGTTACAAGAAAACGGAATACGCGTCATGTTAGCATCTGGACGACCAACTCCAGCAATGCGCGATCTCGCCCATAAGATTGAGTTACATAAAAATGATGGTTATATGGTGTCATTCAATGGCGCTTGCATTAGTCATTGTGAAACGGGCGATGTTAAGTTTAGCCAAGCAATTCCCGCTCCAATTGCAACCAATCTATTGGAACACTTAAAATCGTTTGATGTCATGCCCATCATCGTCCATGAAAACTATACCTACGTTAACAACGTCTATGATGGAATGATTAATCCCATGAGTCACACGGATAACAACGGTGAGCTTATTAATATTCTTGAAATCGAAGCGCGCAGTGGGAATTATCTTCTTGCTGAGGTTGAAGATTTGGCAACATTTGCCACTTTCCCACTCTATAAGGTTTTGGTCGCTGGAGATCCTGCTTACTTAAAGCGTGTTTTTTCAGAGATGACGGCCCCTTTCAAAGATACGCTGAACTGTGTTTCATCAGCTCCCTTCTTTATTGAATTTACAGATAGAGGAATTGATAAAGCAGGCGCAGTGGAACAATTTCTCTCGCCTCTTGGCTATTCTTATGAAAATGTCATCGCATTTGGCGATGGACATAATGATGCTTCGATGTTGAAGTATGCAGGTATCGGTGTAGCAATGGGAAATGCTGTTCCTGAAGTCAAAGAAATTGCCGATACAATTACGCTTTCAAACGATGAAGATGGAATTGCGGTAAAGCTGCATGAACTCTTTCCCGAAATATTTACGGAACTGTAA
- a CDS encoding histidine phosphatase family protein encodes MKTVYIIRHGKTLWNQEHKMQGSLNSDLTDEGVYQAQKLSEKLRTIAFDKIYSSSAQRAIDTAHLVFPHAKINVQDTISEINMGTWEGQTHEWIESNYPHQWDAFFNEPLTYIPENDGESFQDVANRVKEFITLLNESNDETVAIVSHRITIRIIIALLQDGTLENVHIIEDIQPNSCTTLTLENGALTILDFNSTRHYK; translated from the coding sequence ATGAAAACAGTTTATATAATTCGTCATGGAAAAACACTATGGAATCAAGAACATAAAATGCAAGGCAGTCTCAATTCCGACTTAACGGATGAAGGCGTTTATCAGGCACAGAAGTTATCAGAAAAGTTGCGAACGATCGCATTTGATAAAATCTATTCGAGTAGTGCACAAAGGGCTATCGACACAGCCCATCTTGTATTTCCTCATGCTAAAATCAATGTTCAAGACACCATCTCAGAAATTAACATGGGGACTTGGGAAGGGCAAACTCACGAATGGATTGAATCAAATTATCCACATCAATGGGACGCGTTTTTTAATGAACCCCTCACTTATATACCCGAGAATGATGGAGAATCTTTTCAGGATGTTGCCAATCGTGTTAAAGAATTCATAACCTTACTGAATGAAAGTAATGATGAAACCGTTGCAATCGTCTCCCATCGCATCACGATTCGAATTATAATAGCACTGCTTCAAGACGGGACACTCGAAAACGTTCATATTATTGAGGACATTCAACCCAACTCTTGCACAACCTTAACATTAGAGAATGGTGCACTGACGATACTTGACTTTAACAGCACTAGACACTATAAATAG
- a CDS encoding pectin acetylesterase-family hydrolase, which yields MNKHLKRFLIFTAILVLIIALLVCYVLFVVIKQPTKIQDITQAPLNQWNRIELDDTVVSSDGSDYYLLTKKGSSNNVMIYFSGGGANWDEKTADSPITIFNMMQGKYNYFSRIPYYKLATMGGILKDDNPDNPFNDWTIIYVPYTTGDFHIGDNLIEYRDDLSVIHNGKKNVQAALAWTYQNIQNPDKLLIAGESAGGFATAFWTPEISDHYPQTPTYAYIDSSNITTERWPTIIDQTWNADFENTFGYKPQADLIASALEYNLRNYPSITFLQSSTMYDVLLMSFESQLNQTVIDDTSKQAWSSAMKKTLQDLGKYDNYYSFITNEGKTGIQDTTHTISPANSFYTFKANGIPFVEWLSDAVINDAPQSLSD from the coding sequence ATGAACAAACATTTAAAACGCTTTCTTATCTTTACTGCTATCTTAGTGCTTATTATTGCGCTATTAGTATGTTATGTACTCTTTGTCGTAATCAAACAGCCGACGAAGATTCAAGATATAACCCAAGCACCCTTGAACCAATGGAATCGCATTGAACTTGATGATACCGTTGTATCCAGCGATGGATCGGATTACTATTTACTTACAAAAAAAGGATCCAGCAACAATGTCATGATTTACTTCTCTGGAGGAGGAGCAAATTGGGACGAAAAGACTGCCGATTCTCCGATTACTATTTTCAATATGATGCAGGGAAAATATAACTATTTCAGTCGTATTCCCTATTACAAGTTGGCTACGATGGGAGGCATTCTTAAAGATGATAATCCTGACAACCCCTTTAACGATTGGACAATTATTTATGTTCCCTATACAACCGGAGACTTTCATATTGGTGACAATCTCATCGAATATCGTGATGACTTGAGTGTTATTCATAATGGTAAGAAGAACGTTCAAGCGGCCTTGGCATGGACTTATCAAAACATACAAAACCCTGACAAACTCTTAATTGCTGGTGAAAGTGCCGGAGGATTTGCAACAGCGTTCTGGACACCTGAAATTTCGGATCATTATCCACAAACACCAACGTACGCATATATAGATAGTTCAAATATAACAACGGAGCGTTGGCCAACGATTATTGATCAAACATGGAATGCAGATTTTGAGAATACGTTTGGATACAAGCCTCAAGCAGATCTTATTGCTTCGGCACTTGAATATAACCTAAGAAACTATCCAAGCATTACATTTCTACAGTCCAGTACCATGTATGATGTCTTATTAATGTCTTTTGAGTCACAGTTGAATCAAACCGTCATCGATGATACATCGAAACAAGCCTGGTCGTCAGCAATGAAGAAAACACTCCAAGACCTTGGGAAATATGATAACTATTACAGCTTCATTACAAATGAAGGAAAGACTGGCATTCAAGATACAACCCACACCATTAGTCCAGCCAACTCATTCTATACATTTAAAGCAAACGGCATCCCATTTGTTGAATGGCTAAGCGATGCAGTCATAAATGATGCGCCACAATCCTTGAGTGACTAA
- a CDS encoding ABC transporter permease, with translation MFLAIKELRRNKGRYALIMGILTMLIFLVLFITGLTRGLGSATSSAIKNSPADAYLLSDDADDLITRSSLTQDQLDVVSSEFVTPVNLQRMTFQRSSNDAKVDITYMAIDPMSFMMPNAKDVSDLGKHEILLDESFMAKDVSVGDTIVDTSSNVSLKVVGFVKGYMYGHSSIGILSQDSFQGMLQEVTHAPSPKYNAFAIKGDSIPNLDATVVRTQVEIIAKIPGHAQEQSTLTMILVVLLGISGIILGTFFYVTTLQKLPQFGVLKALGATTGMVGMTIVSQVGMLAGLSMLIGNGLTFAMAVFLPKSMPFTLSVRDALVVSLVFFVIAIVSSLFSLRKVATVDPLMAIGGNE, from the coding sequence ATGTTTCTTGCGATAAAAGAATTACGGCGCAATAAAGGCCGCTATGCCTTAATAATGGGAATTCTAACAATGCTTATTTTTCTCGTTTTGTTTATAACAGGCCTAACGCGTGGTTTGGGAAGTGCAACAAGCTCAGCAATCAAAAATTCGCCTGCAGATGCTTACTTGCTTAGTGATGATGCGGATGATTTAATTACACGTTCAAGCTTAACACAGGACCAATTGGATGTTGTCTCATCAGAGTTTGTAACACCAGTTAACTTACAACGTATGACGTTTCAACGAAGCAGTAACGATGCGAAAGTTGACATTACATATATGGCAATCGATCCAATGAGCTTCATGATGCCGAATGCCAAAGATGTTTCAGATTTAGGGAAGCATGAAATTCTACTGGATGAATCCTTTATGGCAAAGGATGTGAGTGTTGGTGACACGATTGTTGATACCAGTTCAAATGTATCACTTAAAGTGGTAGGGTTTGTTAAAGGATATATGTATGGACACTCTTCCATCGGAATACTCAGTCAAGATAGCTTCCAAGGAATGCTTCAGGAAGTAACACATGCACCTTCACCCAAATACAATGCATTCGCAATCAAAGGGGACAGCATCCCAAATCTGGATGCTACTGTAGTGCGAACACAAGTAGAAATCATCGCTAAAATTCCTGGACATGCTCAAGAGCAGTCAACACTGACAATGATCCTTGTTGTTTTATTGGGAATATCGGGAATTATATTGGGAACGTTCTTCTATGTAACAACGCTACAAAAACTACCACAATTTGGAGTTCTCAAAGCGCTCGGTGCGACAACTGGAATGGTTGGAATGACGATAGTTTCCCAAGTCGGAATGCTCGCGGGATTAAGCATGTTGATTGGCAATGGACTAACGTTTGCAATGGCTGTTTTTTTACCGAAGAGTATGCCATTTACCTTAAGTGTCCGTGATGCACTCGTTGTTTCACTCGTGTTCTTTGTGATTGCAATTGTGAGCAGTTTGTTCTCATTACGAAAAGTAGCGACAGTCGATCCGTTGATGGCAATTGGAGGAAACGAATAA
- a CDS encoding PspC domain-containing protein, with translation MAYHSNKRLYKDKSTGMVAGVCAGLSEYFKIDVTIIRFIFALLVLGYGTGFLVYILLWFLLPDKSDINPYE, from the coding sequence ATGGCATACCACAGCAATAAGCGCCTCTACAAAGACAAATCTACTGGAATGGTAGCTGGTGTTTGTGCGGGCCTATCCGAATACTTCAAAATTGACGTTACAATCATTCGATTTATTTTTGCCTTACTTGTACTTGGTTATGGAACTGGTTTCTTGGTATATATCCTACTTTGGTTCTTATTACCTGACAAGAGTGACATCAACCCATACGAATAA
- a CDS encoding glutamine synthetase III, with translation MYKQIQDFGSKLFSEDVMALYLPKPVFLKWKHSVIREEPMDKESADAIAHAMKTWAMEQGATHYSHWFHPMTGSSAEKHVAFLEPSSTGMTITRFSGKNLIKGETDGSSFPNGGLRQTFEARGYTYWDVTSPAFIRGHVLFIPSIFISYHGDSLDEKAPLIKSMEALSIEATRVVNALGDKSVRVCRPMVGLEQEYFLISKEHYNQRDDIRFTGRTLFGKSAAKDQESFGHYFGAIPSDVVHFMDDVNAELWKLGIYSKVEHNEVAPAQFENAIVYSDANIAVDQNMLVMETLKRVALKHNKVALLHEKPFNHVNGSGKHNNFSLITDTGLNLFDPGDRPHENIRFLTFACALLSAVDRHADLLRFAASTPSNDFRLGSSEAPPAIISIFMGDVLANIFEQIEKSNASTLDKEIQYFTPLASLSASPKDNSDRNRTSPFAFTGNKFEFRMPGSSICSAFVNTVLCASMAESLSEIAEELEPFKYVQEARDHALKICQKLIKKHKRIMFNGDGYHQSWIEEAAKRGLPNIAHYVDSIHALTTPETIAMFSHHNILNERELESRAEISNEQFIESVRTEALTMISMIATRFLPVALKELLSLPEANIAVSYLSDYRNHLTTIINEIDHDMKSLHLAIDEINTTPSEQVAQETIRPLLDRLRSHCDRLEMILPHDVYPLPTYANMLFR, from the coding sequence ATGTATAAACAAATACAAGATTTTGGATCGAAATTGTTTAGTGAAGATGTCATGGCGCTGTACCTTCCCAAGCCAGTTTTCTTAAAATGGAAACACTCAGTGATTCGCGAGGAACCCATGGATAAAGAAAGCGCAGATGCTATTGCACACGCCATGAAAACATGGGCTATGGAACAAGGTGCAACGCATTACTCACATTGGTTCCACCCGATGACAGGGTCTAGCGCGGAAAAACACGTTGCCTTCTTAGAACCTTCTTCAACTGGCATGACGATTACTCGTTTTTCAGGAAAGAATCTCATTAAGGGCGAAACAGATGGTTCAAGTTTTCCTAATGGGGGATTGCGCCAAACCTTCGAAGCACGTGGCTATACTTACTGGGATGTCACTTCGCCTGCATTCATTCGCGGACATGTTCTTTTTATACCTTCAATATTTATTTCATACCATGGGGATTCTCTGGATGAAAAAGCGCCACTTATTAAATCCATGGAAGCTCTCAGTATCGAGGCAACACGCGTTGTGAATGCCTTGGGTGATAAAAGCGTTCGCGTATGTCGTCCTATGGTTGGATTAGAACAAGAGTATTTTTTGATTTCAAAAGAACACTATAACCAACGTGATGACATTCGCTTTACAGGACGTACTTTATTTGGAAAGTCTGCAGCAAAAGATCAAGAATCATTCGGTCATTACTTTGGTGCAATCCCTTCCGATGTCGTTCACTTTATGGATGATGTAAATGCCGAACTGTGGAAACTGGGTATTTACAGCAAAGTCGAGCATAACGAAGTGGCACCAGCTCAATTCGAAAATGCAATCGTCTACTCGGATGCCAACATTGCAGTGGACCAAAATATGCTTGTCATGGAGACGCTCAAGCGTGTTGCACTAAAACATAACAAAGTCGCATTGCTACATGAAAAACCGTTTAATCATGTCAATGGCTCTGGTAAACACAATAACTTCTCGCTTATCACCGATACGGGTTTGAACCTCTTTGACCCCGGTGATCGTCCGCACGAAAACATTCGATTTTTGACATTTGCTTGCGCTCTATTAAGCGCTGTAGACCGTCATGCTGACCTCTTACGATTCGCGGCATCAACTCCTAGCAACGACTTCCGTTTGGGTTCCAGTGAGGCTCCACCGGCCATTATATCGATTTTTATGGGTGATGTTCTGGCAAATATATTTGAGCAAATAGAAAAATCCAATGCTTCAACACTGGATAAGGAAATCCAATACTTCACACCCCTAGCATCGCTCTCCGCATCACCAAAAGACAACTCTGACCGCAATCGGACATCTCCTTTCGCCTTTACGGGTAATAAATTTGAATTTAGAATGCCAGGTTCATCCATTTGTTCTGCGTTTGTTAACACAGTACTCTGTGCAAGCATGGCAGAATCCTTAAGTGAGATTGCCGAGGAACTTGAGCCTTTTAAATACGTCCAAGAAGCTCGTGATCATGCATTGAAGATTTGTCAAAAACTCATCAAAAAACACAAACGCATCATGTTTAATGGTGATGGATACCATCAGTCATGGATTGAAGAAGCCGCAAAACGCGGGCTTCCAAATATTGCCCACTATGTAGATTCAATCCACGCGCTCACAACGCCTGAAACGATTGCGATGTTTTCACATCATAACATCTTGAATGAACGCGAACTTGAATCGCGTGCCGAAATTAGCAACGAACAATTCATCGAATCGGTACGAACTGAAGCACTTACAATGATTTCAATGATCGCTACACGATTCTTGCCGGTAGCCCTTAAAGAATTACTGTCATTACCTGAAGCAAATATTGCCGTATCTTACCTTAGCGACTACCGCAATCATTTAACAACAATCATCAATGAAATCGATCACGATATGAAGTCTTTGCACCTCGCAATTGACGAAATCAACACCACACCCAGTGAGCAAGTTGCTCAAGAAACGATTCGCCCACTTTTAGACCGTTTACGTTCTCACTGTGATCGACTCGAAATGATTTTACCTCACGACGTGTATCCACTCCCTACGTATGCAAATATGCTTTTCCGTTAA